The genomic DNA GCTTTCCTTCTGTGTCTGATATAAagatatccttgttgcttattcagTCTTTAAATTCATAAGACAGAATGTAAAAGGAAAGATCTGGTTACTTTCCTTATGAACAAGGACACTGAAACCTCCTGCAAGGCATTCATTGATGAAGACAGAGATATAATGACCAGTGAAAAGTGCTCGTTTCATAGTGTGTGTGTCTCCAAATTATCAATGTCCTCCATGGTTAGCTTTCTGTTTTGAGGTGGTTTATGCATGCAATATGCAGATCACAGTCAATTCAGGACTAAAAATTGATGTGTTGAAAACAGTACAGTGAATCTCAGAAAATCCTGTTTGTACAGCAGGAGTTATATTCGGCTCCCTTGAGTCACCCTGCCATAAAACATGTATAAGGTATCAATAGTTCCAATCTGAAAGCTGCAAAGCTATAACAGGAGGTCCTAATGGCTACTTGCACAAGAATTGTCAGTGACTTACATAAATACTTCACCACCTGTTTACTACTTTTTTTTGCTAATATACATTTGTTGCCATACGTAAAATATAAAGTCAAACGTTTGTCGATAAATTTCAAGTCATTACTTGCATGATATTTTCTGAATCAACCATAATCCTGAATAGTGTAATTATTCTCACATAAGGGTTCTTGGTTTTTAGTGTTGTTGACATGAAAAAGAAGTCTTTGTAACAAAAAGGCTAGAAGAATTGTAGCACAGTTGGGGTGCTTGTGCAAAATACTGGATACAAAAATTGTTACTGGCATTTCTGTATCTTTATGAATATTGAAAATGAAGACAGTGTATCCCTGTTTTTTGCTTATGTCTTTTTTGTGAGACATTGCCTGGCTACTACATACTATGACATAGACAATAATTGGTCATATTAATACAAGGCATCATCTGGATTTGGTAACTTAgcaatacctttttttttttaattggctaatGCTTAAcaagggcttccccaggtggctcaatggtaaagaatccacctgtcagtgcaggagatgtgggttcaatccctgggttgggaagatcccctggagaaggaaatggcaattcactccagtgttcttgcctgggaaattccatggtcagaggagcctggcaggctacagtccaaggggtctaaaaagagtgggacatgacatCAATGCTTAACACAGGTTTTCCCTCAAGCTATCAGAATATGAGAAAGTTTAACCCTTAAAAACACTGAACATTGATggtccatcccatttctcttGCAGAGTTCATTTAATTTGAAACACACCAATATTAGAGTTAGGTGTTTCTTTTTAACCAATTTCAGTCTTTGGCTTTACTAGCATTTACAAAGCTTTTACTAACAGATTTGCATGTCATGGTCCCTGGATAGCCCTAGTGATTTGCTAGTGCAATTCACTTTGCTAGCTCGCTTACTTCCTCACTCACTCATGGACCTTACCTTGCTATTTCTCTTTCCCACTCAAAAGCATCTGCTTCAAAATAGTACAACATTTCCTGATATTTAAATTTGgaatactggaaagaaaaaaaaatcaacagagacATTCACAAGGTTGGTCTCTCTGTGTGATGAGTCCCATAGAATATTTTATgggataaaatagaaatattttgtgtACAACCACCTACCTATACAGGCCCACACTAAGGGTCAAACAATTAGTTCACTGGAAGAAAGTTCCACTGATGTATTTTAACCAGTTCAGAACCAATATAGCTAGAGTTTGAGTAAATGTTACAGTAGGGagagagctgtgtgtgtgcaaACCTTTAGTTAAAAGATAAAGTTGGTAGTTTCTAAATGAAATACATCATTTCACTCGGATCTTATTTTTCAACGGCAGTGTCCCCATTTTaacaaaatgttaaagaaatatgtatgtttaaggcaactttttccaAATGGGAAGATGGGAGCCAGCACTGCAAAATGGCAAGATCCAAAAGCCTTGGTTCTATGCCCATCTCATTGGTCTTCATTTCTCTGAATTTCAGattcttcatctacaaaatgagacactggggaggtggggaaagaGGATATAACCCCTAGGTTGTCTTCTACTATGaagttttttagaaaaatataaaatttaaaagcaaattccTTTAACTGTAAGAATATATACATCTATctccttattttcttaaaatatatctgtatctatttcTACATTGTATATTTCTATGGAGATCTTCAtcagtataatttttttctatacagATCTTATATAGAGGTGGATAGATAGAAATTTATACTATGCATTCTTAGGAAAGTTCTGTGGAAGGTATTTTTCACTCCAATTGCATGTGTTCAATCCCATCTAAGCCTCAATTCTCGTGTTCCACAGTTGTGTTGCAAcctaaagattttgaaaaatttctaatttctttttgttttactggCTTCTTGCTAATTTGTTTTCCATATCAGATTTGCCATGGAGAAGATTCCAGTGTCAGCATTCCTGCTGCTGGTGGCCCTCTCCTACACTCTGGCCAAAGACACCACAGTCAAACCAGGAGCTAAGAAGGACACGAAGGACTCTCAACTCAAACTGCCCCAGACCCTCTCCAGAGGTAGGAGTCACATTCTCATTGGCCTCCTATTATACTTAACTGGGAAGGATTTAACTCTCAGAGCTGAGATCTGTGTGAACATATTTTTGTACGTGTTCTTTCTACATTTATCAAAGTTTaccattatttctgttttctctggaggtttttgcttttctttagtaTCAAGTATATAATGATCCCCGTTTTACAACTGTTTTTCAACAGCTCTGGGTCTGAAAACATAACAGTTTTAGATACACTGGGTTTTTTTGTTCTAGGTTGGGGGGACCAACTCATCTGGACCCAGACATATGAAGAAGCTTTATATAAATCCAAGACAAGGTAAAGACAAGCTTTAGGGAACTCTCTCAAAGCTCTCAAGAGAGCCATCTAGCGATCTTTAGTGACCCACAAAATTCTACTCATTAAACATGATCCTAtatctctttgtcttttgaagCAATAAACCCTTGATGATTATTCACCACTTGGATGAATGCCCACACAGTCAAGGTAATTTATACttctaaatataatttcttttatagGTTTATAGCTTTAGGGGGAGGGTCTAGATCTCTCATCTTTATACCCTTAGTACCCAGCACAGttgaattaaaaagaatattttatgtaGTACACACATATTTTGAAGTAACTTCAAATATTTCCACATTTTGTGATAACCATTGGCTCACAGTTTGAAAACACCAGCTCTAGAATTCATCCCTGATTTCTTGCTTTGTCTTTTATCCCACATTCAATACATCAACAAATACCACAGCTTTACCTTCACAGTATGTCCAAAGGCCAGCACCAGCCTCCTGCAACCACCACCTGTGCAATCACACAGGACACAGTGCTTCGAAGGCTCCTGTGCTTGTTGTAAAGATCAGCTGTTGTCATCTTAAAAGTCATAGTAATTTTTGAACAAAGGGCTCCATATTTTCATTTGGCACTGGTGacggtggtttagttgctgtctgactcttgtgaccccatggactgtagcctgccaggctcctttgtccgtgggatttcccaggcaagaatactggagtgggttgccatttccttcttcaggggatctttccaacccagggatcaaacccaagtctcctgcattgcaggtggatactttacctcTGAGACAGGCACTGGGCCCCATATATTACATAGCTGCTTCCCAAATGCAGCCACTTCCTACTACCTTACTACTACTGCCCTGGTCCAAACCTAGATGAGATCTTGCCTAGATCTGTGACAGGCACCTACCTGGCTACCCTAGGATGCATCCCTAATATCTTTGAACGCATCTGCCTCTCACTTCAATGTCATTTCCTCAAAGAAGTCTACCCTGAACACTCTATAGCTTTTAAACctcttgttttgctttatttttcttcaaagtgcTTATCTCCACATAAAACTACTTGCTTATGATCTGTCTCCTACACAAGCATTTCAGTCCTATGAAgaaagcacattttatttttttcccactgctCTATTCCCAGTACATGAAACAGTCTTGCCACATAGTAACCACTCAGTAGAAACAAGGCTGGTCAATAGTCTAGATATTTCTTCGTTAATCATTTGCAGAAAGGGTGGGGTTCAATACTGTATTAAAAATACAGTTCAGTTTAAAATCTAACAGAGAACAATGGTTTTACCTGGTGATGAGATGAATGCTtaactatttttctttgcattataGCTTTAAAGAAGGCATttgctgaaaataaagaaatccaGAGATTGGCAGAGCAGTTTGTCCTCCTCAATCTAGTTGTAAGTTAGCTCTTCATCCTCACTACCATTTCTCTCAGTATTTGAAGTGGATGGTTCCTTTTTCCCATGTCTTAATCATACTACTTTAACGGAGATCTGTTTCGAATACCACATCTCATAGACTACAGAGAGAAGAGATTTTCCTTTGCATCTATCTTTCATGTCtacatttttgtttatatatgtgcatatatatgtggtCACATcatgcccagttgctcagtcatgtccgactctgccatcccatggactgtagcctgctaggctcctctgtccatggaatttcccagacaagaatactggagtagttgccatttccttctccaggcaatcctcCAACTCAGGGATTTTGTTTAGTGACTAATAATTTTAAACTGTCTGAATAACACTCTCCTGTGGTCCGGGATTTCTTTGTTGCTGTAATAAGTGGGAAGTTTTTGTCATTTACCAATTCCTTGCTGTGCCCCTTTCCCCTGCAGTCCTGGCTGCTCTCCACCCATTCTTACTCTCTGTGCCCTTTCTCTCTCCGGAAGAGACAGCTTTCTGGGTGGCCAAATCTAATCACTTCATGAATGCTGTGGGCCAGTGCTTCCCTATCCTAATTGGCCATCACCACCTCTCTTCATGGTAaagctttctgtttttataagtTCTACTCGGTGTAGAAACAGGATCCACTTCTGTTTCAAAGGCAAGTGATCAGTAAACAACTCAGAAAACTCTTTCATAACCCTGTGTCCCCggggcttctctctctctctcctctttctgggTTGACAGGTGGGCTTCTTCAAGGAGCATCCACACCAGCCATTCTTCTTCACCTCCTTCCACAGGCTCCTCTTCCTCCATTTACCCCTTAGTATAAGTGACTTCCTGATCTCTATTCGACCTActtctcttttcatattttatattctctatGGACAATTTCATCCAGACCTGCTCACTGGTAATTCCGTCTTCCTTGAATACACAACAGCTTCCAATCTGTGTCCACAACCAAATTTCAGAAATCTTGCAATCAGCTTTAACTTGGTATGTTCAACACTGAATTTATCAACATAATAGGTTTTCAAAAAGCTCTTTTTTCTCCATTCCCTACTCCGTTAGAGTGCTATTCTAGACTTGACTCTCTGGCAGTCATGAAGGCCTGCGGTTCTGACTTGGAAATAGTCTTACTATTGGTCACTTCCCTGTAAATCCAGGACCGCTCTTTTAGTGTAAGAGTTTTTCACTTTACTAGCTTATAGTAAGTGGCTCTCTGACTGCAAAGTAAATCCTGTCTGATTCCACATGATTGTCAGGGTAATTACTCTAAAAACCAAATCAGGATCACGGTTCTTCTACCATCCCTCCAGTGGTTCTCTATTTACGGGCAAATCTAAACACTTTGGTGAAGAGTGCAAGGCCACTCGCGAGCTGCCCCTGAAGGAACTTTCTAGCATCATCTCTCACTACAGCCTCAGCATCGCTATCctttgtatgtgtgctcagtcactgagcccaacttttttcgaccccatggactgtacaccaagctcttctgtccatggaattctccaggcaagaatactggagtgtttagccattcccttctccagatcttcccaacccagggatagaacctgcgtctcctgcattgcaggtggattctttatcactgagccatccaAAAGCCATCCCTACCCTTTAGTCTCATCCAAATACTTGATTATAGAAACTGCTAGGTCTTTCACCTGCCTTTGTATCATCATCCCCCATCCTCTGCCCAGAATGACCTCCTTTTCTATGTAACTGACTCCTATTCATTTTCTAAGGATTTCTCTTCACCTGCTTCAGAAAGTTCTATGGAACCTGCAGACAGGGTTAAATGTCCTACTCTGGGCACTCAATGTGCCTGCATATCCTTCATCATAACATTTCACCCACTGGATCCCCAatattccttctccttctctgtctcccagtgtgtgctaagtcacctcagtcgtgtctgactctttgcaactccatgggctgtagcccaccaggctcctctgtccacggaattctccaggcaagaatactggagtgggttgccatttcctactccagtgatcttcccgacccagggattgaacctgtgcctcctgcattggcagatgggcaccactagtgccacctgagaagcccctatcTCCCAACAGACATGCATTAATTCAAGAGAAGTGCAATATACTGCTCAATAAagttctgaatttaaaaatgatagaTGAATTCTCAAGACAATCCTGTTTGTTTTGTAGTTTCTCCAAAAatgacttccattttttttttcattgatctaTTTCCTCCTACCTCATCCAAGATGCCTTCCCTGAACACCATATGCCTCCCAAATTCTCCCTTATTGAATTCTGGGGCTCCTTATCCATCAGCTCTTTACCTCCTGTTCTGCATCACATTCTCCTCTAGCTTCTTTATTATTTCATGCATGTAACTAGCTTCTACATCTGTATCATAAACTCTCTGTGTTAGAGATGTGCCTTATAGTGTTTTAAAGTCCTTAGTCCAGGAATGGACATGTTTTTATAACAAGTTTGAAAATAACTGAATGATAAACAAACTGAAAGTTGCTTTTTTTCATCCTTagtatgaaacaactgacaaacaccTCTCTCCTGATGGCCAGTATGTGCCCAGGATTTTGTTTGTTGGTAAGTAAAAGTGACGATGCGATAAAGCACACTCTGAACCCTACACAAACACTGCCACACCTTTTCCTCTGTCCTGCATACCCTCACCTGTTGTTTCCCCACAGCCAAGGAAATGACAAAGCTGGGGTggcaggtggtgggggtggtgggccaGCTGTTAACTTTCAGTTTCACAAACTATTTTCATTAGAAAATGCAAGCTCCTACCtattttcatacatgacattttttTCATCTGCTAATTTGAActtctcattttctgccataagaacaCCTGAGATGGAAGTACCCTATTCATTGTTTAAATGTATTTCCCCGAATTATATCATGCCTGTAAATATTTAATCAGGCATCCTTCTGTTTTGTGTGctggatttttctttctgatgcttTTGATCATTAGTTTTAGGTGTGTTATGAAAaggagctgaaagaaaaaaaaaaaaaaatcaa from Bos mutus isolate GX-2022 chromosome 4, NWIPB_WYAK_1.1, whole genome shotgun sequence includes the following:
- the AGR2 gene encoding anterior gradient protein 2 homolog, translated to MEKIPVSAFLLLVALSYTLAKDTTVKPGAKKDTKDSQLKLPQTLSRGWGDQLIWTQTYEEALYKSKTSNKPLMIIHHLDECPHSQALKKAFAENKEIQRLAEQFVLLNLVYETTDKHLSPDGQYVPRILFVDPSLTVRADITGRYSNRLYAYEPSDTALLLDNMKKALKLLKTEL